TAATATTGATAAGTTTAATAATCTATTAACGTataaattattatgatttttttgCTCAAAGTAAAATAAAGAATTTAGATTATCATGTGTTCTACATTCTTCACTTATGTCCATTCTGAACAGGCCAACTTAGTTATAAGTATTTTTGGATTCCGTCATTATCACGAATTCCATTGAGAAACTAGTGAAAAATATAAACCGATTCACAAAAAGTAGCTTTTGTgtgtgaaaatattgacagtCCACTACAAGTTTGGCGTTAGCTCTTATAGCTGGTTTGGTAGTGCACACCGGTttatggggaccttgcactttgtgactatgcgctgaaacttggcacagttgattcttagctggtcttgagcagatacagacctcGAGCCGTCGAGAGCCTCCTCTAATTTAGTGGGGGGAGGAAGTTCGAcgctgccgcgcttcacttggaggaacatttctctaaaattatacctattagggcatgtaatatatcattttcggataaattacgGATAAGGAATccatttttagaaaaaaaacaatgcattttcTAACAAAAAAGGCATAAATTAAAAAAGACTAAAACcctatttttgatttttttaaataaccaatttttttttaagtgtagCGGGattctgaaaacaaaaaatatagtcGTAAAGCTACTCAGCACGCATGTGTAAGTTCCTAAAATTACTTTGAAATTTCTTTCACGGGCTCTGCCCACTATGAAATTATTCAGTTAAATAAAGAGGacatgaaaaaaatattcatttcatataaaaataattgacaaTATTATTTAACCCTATTATttacagtaaaaaatatttactatcCCTGACACGTCAAATTATGACAGCTGGCAGAATTTCACGCAATTAAAAATGAGTTTACGACCTTGAAATAAAAGCACAACAATGTATAGTAATTTATATAATTCATATGAAAAATTAGTTTAAAAACtgtctttaataataaaacattaatGAAATAATCTTGTCATGAACAGTTTTTGCAAAATAAACactgcattttttttatttactttataaatacattatttaatactctagcaaaatgtcatcgtcAATATAATCATGGCAAGACGAATGAACTTAAAAATCGGCAGGATGTCTTACAAAAAGGATACCTAAAATCCTAATAAAAGATCAATCTTATTAGTAAAATACTTACatcagtaaataaaatattttttttaaatttgaatacaaatCCATTTTTAGTtaatgtgtaaaaataaaaaaaggaatattaatactttaaaataatacaagccTTAATTGAAGGATAAATTTGTTAAATAGAAATCTTAATGATTAACTTCTTTAAAATGAGTTATAAATCTAATGATTACGATAATAGGCCACTTCATTGTTAACATGATACTCTATACATCGCCACAACACAAGTTCTCAACGAAAACTTCTTCGCATTATATACAATGACTAATTATGCCAAAGAAGTGAATGATGCACCATAAATAACAGAATAGACTTAATGGATACGCTCGCTTAGTGCTAAGAGGGGCTTAATTTGAGCTGAGAAGCAGTAAATATAACCAGTCATTCACTCCGCAGCGGCCGCCTGCTCACTCTCGATCAAAGCCTCAGAAGGGTTAGTCTTCTTTACCACAGGCTCATCTTTATCTTGAGATTGTTCGCGAGACCCCACAGAACCATTTTCTCTTTGTGGTGTACTTTCTTTTGAGGATTTTGCTGATTTAACTGCAGACTCCACATCAGACGCCTTTGTTTCTTCAACCGGTGCCTCCTTTTCAAAGGATTGTCTTTCTTGTGAAGCTTCCCTCGAGGCATCTGCAGCAGGTGTACCTTCCTTAGATTTAGGGGCAGGAGTACCTTCCTTGGACTTAGGGGCAGGTGTTCCTTCCTTGGACTTAGGGGCAGGTGTTCCTTCCTTGGACTCAGGGGCAGGTGTTCCTTCTTTAGACTTGGAGGCAGGTGTCCCTTCTTTAGACTTGGGTGCTGGTGTCCCTTCTTTAGACTTGGGTGCTGGTGTCCCTTCTTTAGACTTGGGGGTAGGTGTCCCTTCTTTAGACTTGGGTGCCGGTGTTCCTTCTTTAGACTTGGGAGCTGGAGTACCTTCTTTAGACTTAGGTGCCGGTGTTCCCTCTTTTGGTGCAGGAGTACCCTCTTTTTCTGCAGATTTGGTATCCCTTTCCTGTGAGTTCTCCTTGGAGGCCTTACTATCTCCATTTTCAGTTTTCTCAGCATCCCCATTCACAACCTATAAATCAAATTTAAAACACATTCTTGACAAGTTCTCTAGACAggtttgtaatatatttatatcggGATTATAGTTATGATATGGAATTAATAAATTGGCAACTGCACTTTTCAAGATTTGAAGATGTTTTCTTATCAATCTGATTACTTACACCTATTAACAGGGGAGTATTTACCCTGGGGCCATCGGGGCCATGGCCCGGGGTGCCATCCGCCAAGGGCGGCAGATGCCTGCATGCATGgttgcattttgtttttcttccttgacttTTGGGGCGGCGAAACTTATTGGCCCGGGGCACCAAATTTCAAAATATGCCCCTGCCTATTATAACACTAATTGAAATAATTTACAGAACTGAACTGAGTTCATTCAATTATAGCCAATTTCCATAATTTGTAGAACCCAATTGCATACAAGTTTTTGCACTTTCCAAAGCTGACATGTGCTCATTCATTGACAAATTGTTACCTTCTAGGGCTTCTAGCAACAAAATACATAAGGTATTATTCAATTTAATAAAATCACACACATATAAGATGTGGCAAGCTCAACATTGATATTCCACTATCAACTTATCATATAACTAAGGGTTCCAAACCCAACAACGAAACAATTGATACTGGGTATATTACCTTTTGTTCCGCTGCTGGCGGCTCTTCTGGAGGAAGCTCCACTTTCAAGAATACCTCCAGCGTATCAACTTCATTTGCCATGTCAAACTGGTCATAATCCTGTAGCAAATATAGCATTGATGTTCATTTGTTCTAATAAGAACTCTTGTTAGAGAGGATGTTAAAGCCGGTACTAATTAAATTAACCttgataaattaaaattatgggTTGAAATGGTTAGCGGAGATCCACACCTGAGAATATAGGTTGAGTATCACTCCATTTTATTGTTATGAAATAGTCAGTCTAATTCATTAAAACAACATGTAAGATTATCTCAAAAGGGATGCttacatttgtttatttatcaTTGATAATATTAACAATCAATTTTATAGAGGACTTATTCTTACTTCCACATCAGCAATTCAGTATTAACACATTTAGAAATtctaatgattattttttttttagatattaGAGTAGCTATGGAATGCTATGTGACAGCCAAGATCATAGGGAATCAATTTATATTTGGCAATTCTCAGTTGAAGGTCACCAGTTGTTTACATACACTTAAGCATTATTTCAGACCAAGCAAACAATATTATCACAATAGTAGCGTTTGATAATTAGTGTGTTATTGTTTCCTGTAATATTTTCCTGATTGACAAGTGTTAGAAAACAGGATAACAATTAGAAAGTTGGTTGACTGACCCCGCAGTACTCCTCGTCGTTGAAGATCTGCGGAGGCAGCGGGGACCGCGGGTTGGGGTCACTCACGGTCCCTCCGTTCGATGTCGAGTTGTTTTGCATAAAGTCTTTATCCGCTTCCCTTCCCGGTTCCGCGATGTCAATGATGtcatatttaatgtttttagAATCCAATATCATCATAACACGTTGTTGTCTCTTTTTCACCTGGAATTCGATGGAGTCACGTAATCAAAAACAATTATTATATGAATCAGCTTAGCGAAAAAGTCGAAGAAAGTGCCCGGCCAACCCAGGAATTttctaatattaaacatacctCCTTGTTTCCAGAAATACCACTAATGTATACTTTAACAACCATGATTGTAATCTGATATTTaggattaaaataataataaaaaacaatagCGTATAACACTAAATCGAAAAAATAGGCTTGGCCATTCGTGTTTTACTTTACCAAATGTGTCCATAGAGTAGGGGAAATTATGACGTTTCCCACAATCAGTCACTTCCACAGATTCAAGAACTACAAATGAACCCATGTGATAAACAAACTGAAAACgactttattactattttaaataaGTACTATTATTAAACGCATTTCAAAAGATGATAACGAGATTTTTTTTACAGTTGTCATTTCCAGAGCGACATTTGCTGCTACTTGAACGGTGTGACACGATCCGTTCCACGTAATTTTACTGTAGCCTAAAAATGTATCAAGACATTTCGATTGGAAAACTTTCTCAACGGATTTTTAAACTATTCTGCTGTGAGTAGAGACAGCAACTTCTTCTTCACCATTTTTTGGGTAGTATGGTGTAATAGTATTTTCAggaaaattgcattttatcCTCTACTCTAGCGTGGTTGAGTCTTATTTACCTCCCGTTCGTGTACGTTAGaaatttttgtttcattagatgTTGCAAAGGTCAAGGTTCCCCTTTTGAACCACTCacttcacgactcttctctttccgcacacacTATTTACTGAAACGGTCGAATGGATTTTGAAGTTTGAAgcaagatggtcaagcaaatcttgccagtagaaaaaggtgcgacATTCAAATTTTCTACGAGACGATACCACCCCTACCCTTCGCACCTACTCAAATatgctgcctttttctactgacaaaatctaCTTGACCAAGTTTATGTATTAACTTTGTCCTTTGTCAAAAGGGGAGATGCTGATTATTATTTTGATTAGAGTTTTTTCTTCCACAGGTACCTAgaagcagagatatatataactccgtataagataaataaagtctaagaaaaaaacgtgcctcggatgtcaagcaaaagtcactgtcgaatagatggcgccatatacctttggcctattgtcgtttagatggcgttggcgacaccgtttgatatttaacaattttaacacgtatcagtgaaagaacatgggtcattgtggaacaataaaaattaataatcatatatccgtaaacatattttaattcatttatacattttcaattttattttaagttttaatcgtgtgtcgatagatggcagtaaatgtaccgtgactacaaaatttactttgacaggacccctctatactatctattctttttgctagaAGTATACagagtggctaaaaaataactgcattcccgttgccagggaggttttggtaTTACGAGTATACTActtagcaacttttactatgggatcaacccgactccccccccccccccagacaaccccgaaatcgcaaaaaaaaattaccctcccatagaaaaaggaccagcc
The sequence above is drawn from the Cydia fagiglandana chromosome 7, ilCydFagi1.1, whole genome shotgun sequence genome and encodes:
- the LOC134665784 gene encoding SH3 domain-binding glutamic acid-rich protein-like, yielding MVVKVYISGISGNKEVKKRQQRVMMILDSKNIKYDIIDIAEPGREADKDFMQNNSTSNGGTVSDPNPRSPLPPQIFNDEEYCGDYDQFDMANEVDTLEVFLKVELPPEEPPAAEQKVVNGDAEKTENGDSKASKENSQERDTKSAEKEGTPAPKEGTPAPKSKEGTPAPKSKEGTPAPKSKEGTPTPKSKEGTPAPKSKEGTPAPKSKEGTPASKSKEGTPAPESKEGTPAPKSKEGTPAPKSKEGTPAPKSKEGTPAADASREASQERQSFEKEAPVEETKASDVESAVKSAKSSKESTPQRENGSVGSREQSQDKDEPVVKKTNPSEALIESEQAAAAE